GGTCTGGTTCCTGGGCATCATCTGGAGTGGGATCCGCATCGCCAACGGAAGCGAAAAGAGCGACGGCCGCGAACTGTTCGCCCGCCTGTTGATCTCGGGCTGGCTGGTCTTCGGCTCATCGACCTTCAGCAGCCTGCCCAGCGAGCCGAAATTCACCGGCAACATGGGCGAGTTCGTGCGGGCCAGCTGGGTCGAGGCCTACAAGTGGGGTGACGCGACCTTCGCCACCCCGGCGATGGAGCGCGCGGCCAAGGAGACCAAGAACCTCGGCGATCACATCACCAAGCTGGTCATGCTCTACGGCAGCCTGCAGGTCGTCTCGGAGGCGGCCAAGGGCGGGGTGGAGGGTGCCAAGGTCGGCACCGTGGCGGGCAATCCGCTGGCGGGCGGCCTGATCGGCATGCTCTTCGGCGGCGCGCAGGGGATCGCCAACGCCGCGACGGTCACCTCGCAGGTCGGGATTCTGGCCATGAACATGGCGATGCCGATCCTGATCACCTATTACCTGATCATCATGGGCACCGGGCTGGCCACCGTGATCGCCTCGCTGCTCATTCCGCTGGTGGGCGCCATGTTCATCTTCTCGACCAACCTGGGCATGCAGTACGTGGAAACCTGGTTCAAGACCGTGGCCTCCGCCGTGCTGATGATGGCCTTCATGCCCATCGTGTTCGCGGGATCGATGGAACTGGGCTTCGTCGAGCCCGCGCGCAACTTCGACGTTGCCACGACCCGCACCGAACGCAGCCTCCAGACGGATTTCGACAACCTGACCCGGCTGGAGGACGAGGGCAAGATCAACTGGACGGAGGAGCTGGCCCGCAAGGCCGTCAACATCGTCAACGCCACAGTGAACAAGGTCGATTTCGTCGGCTTCCTGAACGCCATGGTCACCTCGCTGATCCTGATGGTCTTCAGTCTGATGGCCGGGGTCTATCTGCTGCGGATCGCCCAGAACTGGATCATCGAATTCCTGAGTGGGGTCGCGGCGGCGGTAGCGGGCGGCGGGGGTGGCGTGCCGAAAATGGGCCTGGGCGGCGTGGGCTCCAGCGTGAGCGCCGTGAGTTCCGGGGTCAGGTCGGCGGCGTCCCTGAAAGCCGGAAACATGAGCATGGGCGCCAGCGCCACCAAGAGCGCGCCCACCAACAGTCCGACCATGGCCAGTGCCGGCAGCACGCAGCTGGCAGGATCAAACACCGTGGTCTCCGCCAAGGGCCTGGGCAGTGGCGGCCGGGCCAGCAACAGCGGGCCGTCGGGCAGTGTGCCCAAGGTCAAGGCCTGATCCTCCATGCGCACTCACCGCATCCTTCTGGCTTTCCTGGCCTGGGCGGCCGCCCTGGGCGTGCTCGTCAGCCTGGCCTGGCTGGGCTCGGTGGCCTGGCAGCAGCTGCTCGACGCCGGTCAGGCTTTGGCGAACCGGGGCTGGGCCCGGGCCATCCGCGTGTCGCCCGAGCTGGGCATCTTCGTGCCGCGCTGCCTGATCGATACGGCGTGTGGGGAGGTGCTGCTGCGGGTCTGGGGCCGCTCGATTCCGCAGTGGCAGCTGTACATTCCCTTCGCGCCCCTGGTGGTCTGGATCGTCCTGGGCATCACCGAGCGCTTTGGCGGCAAGTTCCAGGATCCCGGACAGGGGCGCTGGGCCGAGACCAAAGACCTGGGCAGCTACCTGAAAGACTCGCCCCGCCAGCCCCGGCGCATCGGCTACATGGGTCTCGTCGGCAAGGGCGTGCTGCGGCTGCCTGAGAATGCGCGCTGCGCGCACACCCTGATCATCGGCGGTACAGGCGCGGGCAAGACCACCCGCTACCTGAATCCCAACCTGCTGCTGGACGCCAGAGACGGCCTGAGCGCCGTGGTGTTCGATCTCAAATACCCCGATCCACGCAGCGGCTTCCTGGAAACCATCAACTTTTTCCGGGCCTGGGGTCGTCGGGTCTATGCCTTCACCCCCTTCGACCCGGACAGCGCCCGATTGCCGCTGCTGGACGGCGTGAAAACCTTCCAGCACGCCTTCGAGATCGCCGAGATCTTCCGGCCCACCGGCCAGCAGGACGGCGCCGTGTTCTACCGCAACAACGAACGTCAACTGCTCGCGGGCCTGATTCTGGGCGTCTCGATCGACGGCCAGCCGACCATGCGGCGGGTCTACGAACTGCTGAGCCAGGGCGCCGATCCCCTGCGCGCCTACGTCAACGAGCGCCCCGCCGTGCGCGAGGTGCTGGCTGCCCTGCTGGGCCTCAAGACCGACGTGCTGGCCGGCATCTGTACCGGGCTGGCCGGCGACTTGCAGCTGTTTCTCCATCCCTACCTGAACCGCGCCACCAGCGCCGGGCCGGGCCACCTGCTCGATCTGCGCCGGCTGTGCCTGGAGCCCGGCTTCCTGTATATCGGCGTGCCGCAGGAAGAATTGCAGGGCGGCAAGGGCCAGGTATTGTTGAGGCTGTTCAAAAAGCTGCTCGACCAGGCCATTCTGGAGGTGGCGGGTGAGCACGGTGGCCGCCTGCCCGTGCACCTGTCGGTGTACCTCGATGAATTTCCCTCCTTCGGGCCGCTGCCCAACATCGCCGAGAACCTGGCGACCATGAGGTCGCGCCGGGTGGCCTACCACATCGCCCTGCAGAACCGCGCCCAGGGCGAGGCCGTGTACGGCCGCGACGAGTTCCGCGCCATGATCAACAACAACTTCGCCCAGATGGTGATCTTTCCGCGCTCGCTGCGCCTGGAGGACGCCCAGTTCTTCTCCGAGAGCTTCGGCGAGGTCACCGTGCGGGAGGAGAGCCACAGCGTCAACCAGGAGCCGGGCCTCTTCGGCATCATGGGCCGCAGCCGCCAGAGCCGGTCGTTCAAGGAGGTGGCGCGGCGCCTGCTGACAGCCGAGGCCATGCGTACCTTCCCGGACGGCTCGGCGGTGGTCGAACTGGTGGGCACTCCGCCGGTGATCGTGCGGATGCCGCGCCTGGACGAACGGGACAGCCCGCTGCGTCAGGTCTACCGCAGGATCCAAAGCCGCTTTGCCATTCCCCAGCTGCGCCGGCCCGACGCCGCGCTCCCCGAGGAGCCCCGTCACGCCGTGAGCGCGGTGTCCGCCGAACCCCCCCGCAATCCCCTGGCCGAGACCTTCAGGGTCTGGGTGGGCGACCTCCTTCAGGGCGGCGTACCGCTGGCGCTGGCGCTGGACGACCAGGGCAAACCCCTGGAGTTGATCCTGCAGACGGGGGATCTGGACGGCTTGCCCGTGGAGGCTGCCGCCTGGGCAGATAAGGGCTGGGTACAGACGGGTACCCACACCCTGACGGTCACCCGGCTGGGCCTGAGCCGTGTCGAACGGCTCTGGAAGGCCCTGTGCGAGCAGCAGGCCCGCCTGCCGGCCCTGCGCTGGGCGGCCGATCACGCCGCTCTGCTGGAAGGTCATCCACGGGCGAAGAATTCGGCACAGTCCCCATTGGGCCGCTGGACACCGGGCTCCGTCTGGCTGCCGCTGGATGTGGCCCTGGATGTGCTGGAGGCGGCGTCGGTGGACTGGCAGGATATAGAGCTTGCTGGACGATCTGTGTCCCTGGTCGAGGTGCGCTGGGCGGCGCAGGATGCGGTAGTGCTGGAGACTTCCCAGGTCATGGCGTCCGCCTGACCCACGAGAGCTCGCTTTCTTTTCCGGTGCAGACGCCGTGTTCTGGCTCTGCGCCGGCTTTCTCTGGCGCCAGATGCCCTGAATGCCTGAGCAAGGAATGCCGTCGCGCCTGAGTGTGAGTTCGCTGGAAGGGCTGAATCGGAAGACGGAAGACGACTCCAGGGGCTGACATGGATTCCCTCACTCTCGGCGTCTCTCGCGGGGATCGTGAGGGGTCGTCTGAGCCGCACACGCTGCAGCGACGCTGATGCCCTCGTGATCAGGCCCAGATTCCGGAGACCTCAGCCCCACCAGCGGACAGAGAAAAGCCGCCATCCTGAGAGGAAAGCGACTTTTCGGGTCAGTTCCGGCTGTTTTTCAGGCCGGTGAGATAGGTGACCCGGAGGCGGGCGACCTGATGGGCCTGGCGCATGCCCCAGGCCCGTTCAAAGAATTCCGCGCTGCGGCGAGCGCGGAATATCCGGGTGTCGAGATCGTCGAGCTCAACATCACGGATCTCCTGTTCGAGGAGGTCAAGCTGGCCCTGGAGTAATTCACCCGCAGCGTCTTCACGCTCGCGGGCTTCTTCCAGACGGCGTTCAGCGCTCGCCTGCAGTGCATGCTGCCCCTGAAGGGCGGAGGCGAGGCTGTAAGCAATAAAACTCATAGCCAGAGTTGCGAAAAACCAGAATAATCCCATAGTTGAGCCGATAAAAATCAAATTCATCGTCCTGCAATGTCGCCGGTTCCGAGGTAAGTTCTTCACTGCTTGGCCAGCGAGTTCCAGAGCACCGTTATTCAACAAGGGAGTTTGACCGCCGCCCTTGTCGAAGTTCAGTGCGAACGGGCTGGTCGGCGCTGATCCGGGTGGCGCGCTGGGGCCTGAATGCTCCCAGGACTGAAGGTATGATCCTCTGGCCCCCAGCTGAGACTCTCGTACCCGGTCTGCGGGCGAAAACACCCTCGCACTGTAGATGGGCGGTCTATGTTGTCCCGATACGGCTCTCTGCCGTTGTCCTTTCTTCGCGTACCCGATACGCGTGATGTATGACAATTTCCTCTACCAGGCGCTGGCTGGCCATGGCCGGCGCCATCCTGATGCTCGCTGGCGTGTTTGCCAGCGGGCCTCTGTTCTGGATCATGACCAGGATTCTGGTTCAGCGGCAGTTCTCGGACGTGGATCTCGCCACAGCCGAAAACTGGGGTTCCGCGGCCAACCTGCTGGTGGCGATCGTCCTGGCTACGGCCAGGCGCCGGGGCTGGATGAGCTGGACGTCCACCTCCAGCATGATGGTGTTTCTGGTCGTCTATGCCGTTCTGCTCGTCGGGGCGGCTGCTGGGCTGTTCGATGCCCGGTCATTTCTGGTGTTCGGCTCCGTCAGCCGGATCAGCTTTGTGCCCCTGACCGTCCTGGTGGCGGCGGAGGGCTTCGGACATGCGGGTCTGGCCGCCACCGTGGCCAGCCTGATGTTTCTGGCAGGCGCCGCCGCACTGCAACCGGTCGCCGCCGGGCTGGCCCAGTCTGATCCGGGCTTGGGGTACGCCGCCGGGGCCGCGACCACCGTCGCTGCAGTCGTCGGCACCCTGCTGGTGAAGCGTTTCGGGGTAGCGACCGGAACTGAAGGCGAGCACGCGGAGGGCGTTCCCACCCGGGCCGTGTTCGGCCTCCTGGTCGGGTGCTACCTGCTGCTGCAGGTGGGCTACTTTGCCCGCGACACCTTCGCGGTCTCCATCTGTGCCCTGATGGGTGTGGATGGTGACGGCATCGGCTGGTGGAGCAGCGCGTCCACCATCGGCGAAGCTGCTGTGGCTGTCGCGTTCCTGCTGTGGCCGCTGGCTTCCGCATCCTGGTCTGTCTGGCTGGCGTCCCGAGGTCACCGGCTGGCACACTGGGCCGCTCTGGGCGCCTTCGCGGCATTCTCGGCTGCCCTGGCGTTCACGGCGCTTGGTGCCGGGCATCAACCGGTTCCGCTCCTGTTCGGAGTGCGTGGGGTGGTCGAGGGACCTTCGGCGGCCCTGGTCGAACGGGTGGCGGAAGGTTACATCTACGCAGTGTTCGGACAGCTGAACCATGCGCAGTCACCGGCCCTGATCTTCGACGCCATCGCCCGCCTGATTCCGATCCTGGGCCGGGCCCTGCTCTACCTGGGCTGGTCTGTGCGGCAGGCCTACCTGGGAACGGCTGTCATCGGCGTGGCGGGCCTCCTGCTCGCCTATGCGGGCCGCTCCCACCTGGCGCACTTCTTCATTGAAGTGCTGGGTGGAGGGTTCCGAACCGTCCGTATACCACCTCAGGTGGTGAAGGGCAACATGTCCATCCCTGCCACCCAGCGGGCGTGGCTAAATCGCCGTGCGCGGCGCAGTGGCGTCCGGCAACACCCTGTTGCGATGACGCGGCAACGTACCAGATAAGGAAGCGGGGGAGAGATCGGTCTACTGATCTCTCCCCTTCTCTTGCGATGGTTCGGGGAGGCCAGGATGCCTGCAGCCTGGGGAGAGCCACGGGTGTGCCGCTTCCGGACTGGGCAGTCCGGGGCCTCGGCTCAACCTATGAGGTGTAGCCTCTGGGTTCTTCGCAGATTCACCGCTCGCCCAGTCGAGTCCACGAGCGGCGGTGTGCCGGAGCTGCAGTGCCGTCAACGGGCGCAGGGCCGGTAGGGAGCTCCCTCGCCGGCCCTGCGCTGTTCCATGGAAGAGCCTTTGACCCCTACAGCCCCCTGGTGTTTCCGGGCAGTCCGTCCCAGTCGCGCATCTCGTTCCCGAAGGCCTCGCTGCCCATGATCACCGGCCAGCCCGTATTGCTGTTCAGGGTGAAGCCACTTTGCTTGTTGTTAAACCCCCTGGACTTGTAGATGTAATGCACCTGGTCGCCCCGGCCCAGCTTGAAGCCGTTGCCGTCCCCACTTTTGCCGGTGGGGTTGGGGAAGCCCAGAGGGCTCTTGCCGCCTTCGAAGGCCTCTGAGAAATACACGTAGTTCGACTCCTTGCTTTCCCAGAAGTCGAAGCCGTCGTCCGAATTGTTGTAGGCGTAGGAATCGATAATGGTGCTGCTGGAGACCACGTAGCCGTCCCCGTTGCCGCCCTGATCCGTCACGCCGTCCAGGGTGCCGTCGTAGCGCCGGTCGTTGTAGCTGTCGCGCGCCTCGGTGCTCACGACGCAGTTGTTTCTGGAATCATCGTTGGCCCGCACGAACGCGCGCCCGTTGGTGCTCAGGTAGCCGCTGGCCCGGCCGCTTCGCCCGGTGCGGGCGACCGACACCCGGTAGGCGGTGCCGCCGCTCCCCAGTTCTATCCCCACGTTGCGGGTATCGATGATCCTGACATTCGACAGGGTGCCGCCCTGCCCCATGCGTACCGCCATCAGGACGTCGCGGCCGTCGATGACGACATCCTCGCCAGGGGCACCCACCAGGGTCTTACCGCTCAGATCCACCGTGTCAGAGATGCGGTACGTTCCGCCCTTCAGCACGACCGTGTTCGACCTGCCCAGGGCCGCGCTGATGGCGTTGCCGTCGCCCGGCGAGATGGTCAGCCCGCTGCCCGGAATGCGGTCGACCCGGGCGTGGCAGTTGTGGGGATCGCCGAATTGTGAGGCGCGGGCATCGATCTCAGACCACATGGCGGCAGAGACGCCCCTGTAGGCCACATTTTTTGGTGTGGGTGCAGGTGCTGGAGCTGGTGCGGGTGTTGGCACCGGGGTAGGGACACTGCACTCCACGCGGGCGTTGGCCCAGTCCCCGTGGTCGTAGCCGATCCAGTTGCCTCCATCGCCGACCACCAAGCGCAGGGTTCTGGCGTCTGCCGGGATCGCCACGTCCACGGTCTGGGTGCTGCTCTTCTCGGTCATGACTCCGGAGTCGAACAGCCGTGCAGTTCCCGCGTAGACGGTGAAGGTCAGACTGCTGATCCCGCGGGCGTTGTACTTTCCGCCGACCCGGACACTGTCATCCACCCCGACGCTGGCCCTAAAGCGCGAGCAGCGGCCGTCGAGGACAAAGCTCAGTTCACTGTTGGCATGAACTCCCAGACCCTTGGTGAAGGAAACACCAGACAGACTCAACGGCGGTCCATCTCCCGCGGCATCGTCGCCGTTGGCCCGGTCGCGCTCAACAGGGCCCCAGCCGTTGACCGGGGCGGGTGCCGAGTCCAGCTGATCGCTCAGGAAACCGCTTTTCAACGCCGGGGCGTCCTGCGCGGCCGCCTGCAGTGACGGTGTGCCCGCACTGCTGCAGGCGCTCAGTGTCATCGAGAGCATCAAGCCCAGGCCTCCGGCGCACCAGGGCTGGTGGGCTGGAGTAGGACGGACACGAGGTAAGGGGTGGGTGGAACCGGATGGATTCATGGGCGACCTCCAGGACAGACGGCGGGGTGGCGAATTGAGGCAGCGTGAGGCGTCATGGGGGAGGGCACCCAGGCGAGCCGACGACACCGCCCACCCCCGCCGCAGATCCGTACCGGGGCAAGCACATTCAGGTGCCGCCTACGCGGTAGACCTGGACGTCGGTCGGCGCGACCGTGCCACGCAGCGTCGAGCTAGTCTTCTGCATGGTGCTGGGCAGGCGGGACACCGGAGCCGAGAGGGCGCCTTCACACTGGGGAGGCAGGGTCAGGTCGACCTGTTTGGCGCTGGAGTACGAGGTGTTCAGGATGCCCACGTAACAGGCCCCCTGATACTCCCAGTAGGCGTAGTTCAGTTCCCGGTCCGCCGTGGCCCGGCGCGTCAGCCTGCCGGCCAGAATGGGGCCCCTGAGAGTGATGAGCACGTCGTCCTTGAGGGCCACCAGCTCGTTCCACAGTTCCTTCTGATCGAAAAGTTCCTGGGAATAGACGAAACCCACGATGCCCTTGGCGCCGGCGAAGAGCTGCCCGTACACCATGTTGCGCAGTTCGGCCCGGGTGGGGTAGCGGGTGCCGTCGCGCTCCCAGCGGAAGGTTTGCGAGTTGATGATCATCGCCTTGCCCGCCTGCTCCGCCGCCACGACGTAATCGCGGCTGACGTTATAGG
The sequence above is drawn from the Deinococcus koreensis genome and encodes:
- a CDS encoding type IV secretory system conjugative DNA transfer family protein; the protein is MRTHRILLAFLAWAAALGVLVSLAWLGSVAWQQLLDAGQALANRGWARAIRVSPELGIFVPRCLIDTACGEVLLRVWGRSIPQWQLYIPFAPLVVWIVLGITERFGGKFQDPGQGRWAETKDLGSYLKDSPRQPRRIGYMGLVGKGVLRLPENARCAHTLIIGGTGAGKTTRYLNPNLLLDARDGLSAVVFDLKYPDPRSGFLETINFFRAWGRRVYAFTPFDPDSARLPLLDGVKTFQHAFEIAEIFRPTGQQDGAVFYRNNERQLLAGLILGVSIDGQPTMRRVYELLSQGADPLRAYVNERPAVREVLAALLGLKTDVLAGICTGLAGDLQLFLHPYLNRATSAGPGHLLDLRRLCLEPGFLYIGVPQEELQGGKGQVLLRLFKKLLDQAILEVAGEHGGRLPVHLSVYLDEFPSFGPLPNIAENLATMRSRRVAYHIALQNRAQGEAVYGRDEFRAMINNNFAQMVIFPRSLRLEDAQFFSESFGEVTVREESHSVNQEPGLFGIMGRSRQSRSFKEVARRLLTAEAMRTFPDGSAVVELVGTPPVIVRMPRLDERDSPLRQVYRRIQSRFAIPQLRRPDAALPEEPRHAVSAVSAEPPRNPLAETFRVWVGDLLQGGVPLALALDDQGKPLELILQTGDLDGLPVEAAAWADKGWVQTGTHTLTVTRLGLSRVERLWKALCEQQARLPALRWAADHAALLEGHPRAKNSAQSPLGRWTPGSVWLPLDVALDVLEAASVDWQDIELAGRSVSLVEVRWAAQDAVVLETSQVMASA
- a CDS encoding NPCBM/NEW2 domain-containing protein; this translates as MLSMTLSACSSAGTPSLQAAAQDAPALKSGFLSDQLDSAPAPVNGWGPVERDRANGDDAAGDGPPLSLSGVSFTKGLGVHANSELSFVLDGRCSRFRASVGVDDSVRVGGKYNARGISSLTFTVYAGTARLFDSGVMTEKSSTQTVDVAIPADARTLRLVVGDGGNWIGYDHGDWANARVECSVPTPVPTPAPAPAPAPTPKNVAYRGVSAAMWSEIDARASQFGDPHNCHARVDRIPGSGLTISPGDGNAISAALGRSNTVVLKGGTYRISDTVDLSGKTLVGAPGEDVVIDGRDVLMAVRMGQGGTLSNVRIIDTRNVGIELGSGGTAYRVSVARTGRSGRASGYLSTNGRAFVRANDDSRNNCVVSTEARDSYNDRRYDGTLDGVTDQGGNGDGYVVSSSTIIDSYAYNNSDDGFDFWESKESNYVYFSEAFEGGKSPLGFPNPTGKSGDGNGFKLGRGDQVHYIYKSRGFNNKQSGFTLNSNTGWPVIMGSEAFGNEMRDWDGLPGNTRGL